In the Triticum aestivum cultivar Chinese Spring chromosome 2B, IWGSC CS RefSeq v2.1, whole genome shotgun sequence genome, CCTGACACACACTGTGTCGCCACGCGTCCTCGCTAGCACGCGCTGCCTCTCCGACGGTCGGTCGGGGAGCTCCTAGTCGGCGCTGCAAGCGCCGGTTAGCGCTAACAGCGCTCGCAGCGGTATCTAGCGGGCCAGCCAATCAAGGAGAAAAAACTGCAAAAAACTTATTGGTATAACATACAAAAACTGGGACTCAAACCCTTCACCTAAGGTATAGCAGCATAACGCCCGAACCACCAGACCGAGATGCCTACCAAAAACGAGGTACACTTGACCATTCATCTAGAGATATATTGTATACTTAGAGTTAATTATTTGAAAAAGAAATTCACAAAAACACCCACGAATTTTGAAAACAGGTTCGTGAAAAATGGGAAAAGGTCATCAATTTCGAAAAAAccttcatccattttgaaaaaagttcacaaatttgaaaaaagttcccTGTTTTCGAAGAAAGGTTCATcgtattcgaaaaaagttcatcaaaattcaaaaaaagttcatggattttgaaaaaaagttcattgattttcaaaatagttcatcaaaattttaaaagttcatggattttgaaaaaaaatcatcgatttgaaaaaagttcatcaacttttttaaaaaatcatttatTTGAAGAAAACGTTCACGTATTTGCGAACAGTTCATCGAACCTGTAAGAAGAAGAAAAACCAGAATAcgaaaaatgaaaaaaggaaaaacgaaaaaagaaaaaggaacgaaTAAAAGATGAGAAAGATAAATGTCATTAGATCCCAGTGGTTGGCGTGGTGGTTAGACCAGCTTACCTGTATGCGGGAGGTCTTGTTTTCGATCTACAAACGGCGTTGTTTTTACGAATTAAGACACAGAAAACAAACAATAATGGGCCGAGCCCTAACCAGCGCGAAATAGGTTTTGCCGGTCGGTCGCTTATCCGACTAgctcttttttatttctttctccctCCCTTATCCTCTTCCTCCTGTCACTCCcatcctccctccccccccccccctctctctagcGAGAGAAATCCCATCCATGAGATTCAGCACCAGCCGCTGCTACTGGGAGCCAGCCATGGCCGCTCACCCAACCCCATCGCACCTCCCATCATTGTTGTTTTTGCTGCAAAAGATAGCAAGGACGAAAACCATGGAATGTGACCAGCGGTGGCATGAGGAGTTCCCATGGTGGTTGCATCACGTCGACGATGGGCTGCGTCGACGGCTACTGCATTGTGTAGCTCCGTGGTGCTACAACCTGCGGTTACAAAATGTTGGAACCATGGCCTCCAAATGCTGgagccacgatgacaaatgctggAAGCCCACACCTGCTAGTGGTGACCACGCGGGATGCGGGGTGCTGCAACCGATTTGCTAGATGCTGGAACCACGACGACCTTTTGCTGCAACCGGGACAGCCCGGAGTTGGAACCGGCATCGGTAACTGTAGTGCTGGAACCCGATGCGCCCTTGCCGAACCAGTGTGTGCTTTTGCTGGAACTACATACCTTTTTTTTGCTACAATCACCCCTGGGAGTTTTTCCTGCTGactttgttttgctggaaccagctttAGTTTTTGCTGGAACCTAATAATCTTTTGCTTCAACCGACAAATGAAAGATTTTTGTTGCTTCCAGATTTTTGTTGCTTGGCACTCTGACCCGCGGCGAGCCGAAGGCGGTGATGCATGCTACCGATGTTGCAACCGTGGTCTCCGACAGCAATTGGCACTGCTGCGAGCCATCCGGCGACAGGAGTAGGCGGGTTGCTAGTGAGCATGGGGCAAGGACAAGCAGAGCGGCACGGGCGGCCTAGGGGGCGAGCATGGTGTTGTGGATAGCCGACAACCGctgaggctggccatagtgggggtaacataagtagtatcatgcacttgggactcgcaaacatccTTATATGGCatgcaattaaagaagagagagatggttataataacataggtagataccgtaaaataataaatgttatgctactatgtgtcctgcatggcaataaatgagacatCTATGAtattaaggctggtcatagtggggagtaacttagagtaatAACATGCATAcattactactctatgttactacccttatagtgggaagtgtcatatgtgtagtaacatacaCATGTTCATTTATTGTCTTGTAGACCCATTTTGCATTGAAaaacgctatgtgatggtaacatattaggttactctatttgcctctctcctcattaactacttgccacatcaacatttttgcttatgtggcatctatgttactacctatgttactcccactatgaccagcctaatatatgatactccctccgtctaggtgtgtaagtcatcttacgaaaaccaaataatcccaaaacacttaggagcggtgcattaaattctacgtcgttttttgtttcttgacatatcaaccaataagagatgtggggtgtgcttGTTGTTAATAACTTGAGACTactaaacacgacatgcagtggttagtgcattgcatgcaatgctattaattagaaaatgaacattaagttctctcgttttccccttctccttggtcacagtgcacaacctaagatgacttactcacctagacggagggagtactatgcactatggaggtagtatcatctacactagtatcatatgcataatattagtatatgatactctccattatgACCAGCCTGACGCCATAGCTTCGGAGGGGAGGGGAAGGGGCAGATCGACCGTATCATTGGCCTAGAGAATACCCCTTTTGCTGTAATCCCGGGCCTCATACTGGATCGTAATTAACGTGAGGAAAATACCGACCCGTGCACGTGGGACGTGGGTCGATCGGTGGTAAATCAACGCGCCGTCGTACCTCGTACCTATGGGCTATGGTAACATGCTGCTGCATGATGCCCAACGTTAATGCAAATTATCCAGCCCTTTGTTGAGACGTAATACGTACTACGACGGTGTTATGCCGGAGTAAAAGTTGTGACGCACGCTAGGCCAACCACCCCCAGCTTAAATTGAAGGGGAACATCGATCGAGAGCCAGCGCAGAGCACATAGACACAACAGGATGAGGGTGGCGGTGGTGGGTGGCGGGGTgagcgggctggcggcggcgcacGAGCTGCTTGCCGCGAGCAGAGGCGGCGTGCATGTGACCCTGTACGAGCAGGGGGAAAGCCTCGGAGGGCGTGCGAGAACGGTGGCCGTCGACGACGGCGCCGGCGGGTGCGTCCAGATCGACCTCGGCTTCATGGGCTTCAACCAGGTCGGTGGCGCAGCATCCTCCTGTGCAATTTCCCATTGTATCCATCCCTTGGTTTTAGCTCTGGCTGAGGAGAAATGCTACGTCTACGGCGAATTTTTACTGACTTTGTTTTATAGGCTGATCGTGtcggtttttttgtttttctaatacACGTCTCCAATTTTTGTATGCATTGTACATTTTTctatatatcaggaacatttttATGCAATTGTAATAATTTACAAATACATgactaacatttttttttcaaatatatgctTTTGATGTCTACTTTCTTTTATATACATTATACATTTTTTATACCTCTAAAACATATTTCTCTATGCGTTTACCATTTTGTACAAgataaacatttttttcaaatacttgtcttGCACTTTTTTTTAATATGtgttaaatatttttcaaatacacgtgGAACATTTTTCTGTATGATGCGAAACATGTTCTGTAAACTGTGTGAACATTTATTTACTTTGGAAAAACATGTTTTACAAATTTCATAAACATTTCgtttgaaatgcatgaacatttttataaatgtAACATACATTTTTAATAAATGGTACTGAGCTTtttaaattatacaaacatttATTACATTGTATAATATAAAAGAAATGTCACTTACATTTGTTTGaaacacatgaacatttttaaatgtcaCATATGTTTTTCTGAATGGTACAAACATTTTTGTGAAGTTGCGAACATTTTTTAACAGTACATACATATTATTTACACACTGCATTTTtaaatataaatatttttattttaGGATGCTTAGAATACAAATAAAGTATAAAtgaaaagaagaaaggaaaaaaaatcaaaacaaacgaGTGATCTAAAGGAAGCGAAGGAAGCAGCTACGTtttgtgggccggcccatttgccaCAGCGTTGTAGGCGAGCTGGAGTTACAGCTCACAATAAGTGCTGTACCGACACGCCCTCCCCTCTCTGGCTTCTTTTGTTTCTGCGAGAAGGCCTAAGGTCATATAATAAGTACCACAAGTCTTTACAAATAAACTCTTCCAAAAAAATAAATTACGTCCAGTTTCTTAGAGGTGTCGGAATCTTGTTCCTGCTGCATCCATCAGGGATGTGTCGTGAACAAAAGCTCGATGCCGCCTCAGGTACCAACCTTGTTTAAACCCAGAAGCTTGTAGAAGCAACAATGGAAGTTGTCAAAGTAGTCCTGAAGATGTCGGTGGCCATGATCCGCGTAGCAAAGCGATACCCTGgagaagaagacatcaaaaagagCCTGTAGATACTCCAAATATATACCAGGAACGCTGATTGAATATAGAGGGATCTGTCGGAGACCGAAATCAATTGGATCCAGGAAGATCCGTCAGAGACACACCCCCACACGTCCTCCACTGGAGCTAAGCGCATGATGCGACGATGATAGGACGAGGAGGACATTATTCTTAAAATAGCTAGGGCAACACCATCGTCTCACTGGCCCGACCAATACGCATAGACTCCCCGCCAAATCGATGCACTAGAATATCGTCCACAAGTACAACCTCACTGCCGCCGCTGGCACTGAGTGGGCTTTGCCCGATGGCGCACTTTGGCAACAACAAGAGGAAAAGGAGGCGGCTGGAGATGATCTAGGTTTTTTGGCGGCGCCTCTTGTGTCATGTACATGTCATCTCCTCCTTGGCTTTTTTTATAAACTTCTTCCCAAATTATTTGGTTTCTAAGCTACCTTATCTTTGACTAATTTAGAAGACCTACAAAAATGAGAGGGGGGAGGGGTGCACAAATTAAAAACTTTTTGGAACCAAAGGAGCTTCTATGTGCTAGAAAGAGGCAAGCAAAAATTCATGGGCAAATGACATTTAAGGAGCTACAGGCAGGAAAAATAAATGACTCTCAAATTATAACCTTGAAAAAGACGTTTTGTTGACCTGATTTTTTTTTCTTGTCTAGAACTCCTGGAGTGTCATTTCACCACAAAACTTGCATGCCCCTAGCACACTCGAGCTTCTTTGATGCAAAAACGTTTCAGATTTTTTAAAAATTGTCTCATATTTTTCATTTTTGAATTTACTCTTCATCTGATGTAGATGAGGGCTCATCTATCTATGGTTACTGAACAACATGCCCCTTTTAAACAATATGGGCATGGAAGAATCTTTGGAAAATGTCGGTGATTTCATGCCGAAGCAGTGAAGCACCCTGGCCGACGTTCACATGAAgatttattttttaaaaaagaaaAGGGGGCATGAAGTTTGTGAGCACGAGCTCACATGCACCTTCTGTTACAGTAAAAATAGTggaaattaaaaaaactgaaattcgaTGGCAACAAACATTAATGTGTGTTCCGCATGTGTGCAAATTTTCATGATGAAATGACATTCAGGGAGATTTGGGCaaaaaaatcaatgctccaaaaagACTATTTTTAAAGCAGTTGGAGTGCCTTTTTTTCGGGGCCTCCATGAATGTTATTCCTACGCAAAATTTTGCACACGTGTAAAATACACATCAATGTTTGTTTCAAAAAATTcagatgttttaattttttttaacaTCTTATTGGATTTCATTGCAGCAAAGGTGCACGTGACCTCATGCTCACAAGAGCACAAAAAAAAAGAGCACTTTCGAATGGAAATGCGTTTTTGTCTCCCACCCTTCCACTGACTCACTCCGCCGTCCGGAGAGGCTATGTGGGCCATGCCCGgccgcggcctgccctaggccatccCCAGGCTGCGACGCCAGGCACACGGGCCGGGACAACATGTCCTGTTTATTTTTTCTGATTTGATTTTTATTTGGTAGAGCCCAATAGGCTGAATCTAGGTCCAAACAGCCCAATAGGCTGAATAGTTCGTGGGCCAGCGGGGCCGTGCCGGCACATCAGGCTAAGTTCTGTTCCACGTCGAAGCAGTGAAGCacggttcaaaaaaaaaaaagcagaAAAAAAAGACCCTTGCAGACCATTTGCCATctgctcttcctccgccgcggcggCCAACTTCTTCGACACCGCCGGCGCCTCCCGAACCATTTCGACCACCCCGAAAGAAGCCCATGACACCTTCGGCTCCCTCCGACGCTGGTGCCGCTGCCGGGACTTTTCCATCGGCGCCCTGTGTCTTGGCCTGCCCTCAGCCGGCGCCGTCGCCGTCGCGAAGGCCGCTCCGGCGAGGTCCCCCTCCCCGCATCCTCTGATTCCTTCGGTGCTATATTTTTCAACATATAGGCTTGATCTGCAACATAGCTCCCCCCCTCTCCCAGGCGCTACATTTCTCAGTGCCGTTCGTGCCCACCTGCCCATCGCACGGAAGGTGCTCGGTGGATTGCTTCTAAAGCGCAAAACTCATCCCAGTGTTTTCCACTACAAATACTATCACATTTTCACGCCCAGCCTTTGCATTATTGTCAGCATTATTTGGTGTCCGgttgattttgcatcatgccaaCAACACATTGTGCTTCTAGGTATGGAAGTAACTAGAAAATATTGGAGTTGTTGCTTGTTAGGCTCAGCGAGCTCAAATAGAGAGTTCTCTGTGTGGATTTGTGTTTCTGTTTTTAGGTGGTTGATTTCTTTTGCAGGGTTCGTAGCAAAATGTCCGAAACCGATACAACACTAGCTTAGGTATTATCCTTGGAAAGGAGCTGCATTGACTGCCTAACACATGTATTGCTATGTTTTTGATATAGTACTGTATCATAGTGCTGGCTGGAAATGCAGTTGTAGCTCTATATTTCTATGTTATTCTGATTAATATAGGACTTCCTAACCCCGGGACTGAACATGGAAGATGTTCGTAGACCTATATAATAAGATATTGTTTTTTGTTCCTCGCTAATATTTTTGTTGTCATATGCGTCAATGAAGGTATCATGTCCCCACATGTTGGAATGGTTAGAAGGCCTCGGGGTGGATATGGAGAGATCGGACATGTCTTTCTCTGCGAGTACACAGCCGGACGGCAGCAGCAGAGGATGTGAGTGGGGCAATGGTAACGGTATCTCAAGCCTCTTGGCGCAAAAAGCCAACGTATTGAAAACAAGTTTTTGGCGCATGCTGCGTGAGATATTCAAGTTCAAGAACGATGCTCTGACGTAAGCAGTCTAGCCCCTCAGTTCTCATCTGCATTACTTCCACTCGTAGCTTGACATATATGTCTATTATATGCCTTGTGTTTATATATATGATGATAATTAACTCATTGGTTTAATATTTGGATTGAAGGTACCTGGAGTACCATGATCGTAACCCTGATCTGGACTGTAATGAGACAATGGGGCAGTTCATTCAGTCACATGGATATTCCCTATTATTCCAAGAGGCTTATCTTGTACTGCTTCAAATCTACTCGCTTGCTTATGCCCTTTTTTAGTGTATCCGGCAACCCTTCATTTTGGCAAAATCTCACATCAGCATTTCTGTTTCCAATTTTTTATTACATTTTTTGAACAGTCATGTAAAACTGTAAAGCGGCAATTTCAACTAAATATTCAAATTCTAACTTAAACCTGGGCTATTCCTTAATGGTTAGTACATTAAATTTCCCAACAGACCTTCAAAAATACTTTCCCAACAACTTCTGTGCAGTGCAGGGGTCGGTAATTAAGACTGGTTAGTATGCAGTTTTGAGTTGGTGACACAAAAATATTTATTTGGTGCAGATTCCAGTCTGTGGAGGCATGTGGTCATCTTCATCACATGGTGTTCTTAGCTTGTCCGCTTTCTTCGTGCTATCATTTTTCCGTAACCATGACCTTCTTCAGGTGCCTAGCTACTTTGTATACATGTTACATGCCCATTTCATTTGCATTCTTAATTCGTCTTTGTGCATTTGAAAGCTGATTAAGTCGCTGCACTCTCAGCTGTTTTGTTACCCTCAGTTGGCCACTGTCAAGGCTTGTTCGCAGTCCTTTGTAGACAAGGTAAGTATTTGCGACCCATATAGGCGACAACAAGCTCGCACATGGTCTCTATTTATTGCACTCTCTAGGCTTTAGCTGCAGCCTAATACAGGGACTGAACAATGCAACTGCCGCAGGTAAAAGGAGAATTGGAGAGAATCGGCTGTCAAATTAAAACCAGCTGTCGGGTCAAATCTGTTTCAAGCCCTGATGGAGGTACATACATGCGTTACTCTTTGTTGATTAACTGCctgaagtatatatatatattattgatTCACTAACTGAAACAATCCTCTATCGTGTCACTCACAGCAGCTGGCTACAGAGTCTTGGAGAATGATGGTTCAGAGGAAACATACGACAGTGTCATCCTCGGTGTCCATGCACCCAATGCTCTCAAAGTATTAGGAGCTGAAGCTACACATCACGAACTGAGAATTCTAGGTGCATGTCAGTATGTCCAAAGGTAAAGCCTGCCCAATGTTGCTAGATGAACACATAAATTAAGTTTGATCTGATCTACTGATTGTCTGATACGTTTAATTATGTTGCAGAGATATATACCTCCACCGTGATAAAAATCTGATGCCCCAAAATTCGTCCGCATGGAGTGCCTGGAATTTCCTGGGGACAACTAGCATGGGTTTTTCTGTTACTTACTGGCTAAACCTTATTCAGGTAAATTATTTCGTTTCATATACAGGGTATGgtataattaattaattttattgaTGGATTTTTTTTTTGACAAAAGGACCCTATCCTGGCTTTATTACGACACTGAAACCATTTTGTACATCAGCATTTCATGTTCTCAGGACTAGGCATACCTCTCCAACAAAATGAAAGAACCATAGGATAAAGTCATTTCTGCATAGCAATGCAGCCATATTTTCATCACATTAGAGCACACTGTAGTGCAGGCTCACGGAATAACAGCAAAATGGAAGCTTCAACCTAATATTTCTAGCAGTATGAATGGAATGCCTAATTACTCATTGTGGTCTATTTGTTTTTTTTGCACTCCCAGAAAATTGAATCTGTCAGGCCTTTCCTGGTGACACTTAACCCCCCTCGTGTTCCGGATCATGTAGTGCTTAAATGGTCTACAAGCCTTCCTGTTCCGTCAGTGGCTGCGGCGAAGGCTTATCTTCAGCTTGATCAGGTCCAGGGAAAGAGAGGAATATGGTTCTGTGGGGCATATCAAGGTAACCAGTCTCATGAATTTCAGTTCGTAGATAATTTGTTCATAATAACTTGCACGTAGTTCTAGGATAGTCTTTTACTACATGAAAGTTCTGTGTGAAATGATCTAAAGAACATTAGGCCTCAAATTCTCTTCTGCCTTGGATTGCAGGTCATGGCTTCCATGAAGATGGATTGAAGGTATTTGCATGCACAACCTCTCCATTTTCCCTTTTTGATCTGTCTAGCATAATGAACATTCTGTTACGTGCTAAAATTGGCAAGGGTCTAACAAAGCTAAACATAACTAATCCTATCACAACCATAACTAACCACATCCTTGCTTACTAGTTGGCCTAAGGCCCAAGTTATTTCCAAGCTTCTCCTTTACTCATCTATGGGTGCTGTTTCCTGTTTACCCCATCCTGACATATACGCTTTTAATTTCAATCACATAAAATTTAGAATGACTATTTCATGAAATAGATATTTGAGGTCTATTTGTGTTGTCACATATTGATCGATGCAGGCTGGGAAAGCAGCAGCTCAAGGTTTGCTTGGAAAGAAATTTCAGCTTCTGCGGAACCCAAAGCAGATGATTCCATCATGGACCGAGGTTGGGACGCGCCTTCTAGTTAcaagatttttcaaccaattcatatcCATCGGCAACTTGATGTGAGTCCTTGTATGAGTTGCTGTACTACGTGGTGTCTAATTATGAGTATTTTTCACCTTAATAGTTTTCGTACAGATTGGTCGAAGGAGGTAGTGTGTTGAGCTTTGGTAAAGTTTGTGACAAATGCCGTATAAAATCTGTCATGCGAGTTCATGACCCCTTGTTCTATTGGAAGGTTATCTTCTCTTCTCTTTTTCTGCCTAcacatgcattttttattttttctgattGGTGATATGTCCATGGACGATTCTTTATTTCTTGTATACTCCAGTGCAATTGCTTTATCCAACCTTCACATTTGAACCACATGTGTTTTTCCTGGCTCTCTCTTGGCTTTCAGGTTGCAACAGAAGGAAACCTTGGCTTGGCAGAAGCCTATATTAACGGATGTTTCTCTTTTCTTGACAAGAGAGAAGGCCTTCTGAATCTTTTCCTGGTAAAACTATATCATAGTTCATGAGCTTATTGGTAGAGCTATTTCTTCTTCATTTCAGATCAAATCCATAATCTATTTCTGTGCAGATACTCATTGTTAACAGAGATGTGCGTAGGAGCTGCAGGAGTGCCAGAAAAGGGTTCAAAACCTTCCAATTGTCCATTAAATTCCAATGAATTGTTTGATAAAAatgaagtactccctccgatccataataagtgtcgtggTATTAGTTCAAGTTTGAACTGAAACCACGACAGTTATTAtcgatcggagggagtagtatctatGAATCTATGTGTTTGTGACTAATCATGTATATTAAATTGTTTGGTTTCAGGGGTCGGTGGACACCCTTGCATTTAATAGCACGATTGGCACATTCTAAATACATTTTGCGTGAAGTCTCGAGGAAGAACACTGTGACACAAACTCGTCGAAACATCTCTCAGCACTATGATCTTGTCAGTACCCATGTCTCTTTTGTTTTATTACATTCCATCAGGGTTCAAATAACTAGCTGCGTAGGTCAATTTGTAATACCAGAATTATTAAAAATCATACTGAGATTGAGATTTTTATGTTCCAAACCTTATAAAAAAGATTTACTATCATTCATTACTTGCAATACGTCTATACATACCAAATAATACTAACAGTTTGTCTTTGTTCTCATATGTGTGCAGAGTAACGATTTTTTCTCGCTTTTTCTGGACAAATCAATGACTTACTCTTGTGCTGTTTTCAAGGTTTGTAAATCTTGTGATTTTGTTCTGCAACTTGTAAATTTTGTAGAGTAGTTTTATTAATTCACATACTAGAATTAAATTAAATTGGTAGATGGAGAATGAAAGCTTAGAAGTAGCCCAGCAACGCAAGCTTAGCCTTCTAATCGACAAGGTAATACTTCCATATCTCCAGAACTTGTGTCATTAGATTGATTACCA is a window encoding:
- the LOC123047292 gene encoding uncharacterized protein isoform X5, which produces MLEWLEGLGVDMERSDMSFSASTQPDGSSRGCEWGNGNGISSLLAQKANVLKTSFWRMLREIFKFKNDALTYLEYHDRNPDLDCNETMGQFIQSHGYSLLFQEAYLIPVCGGMWSSSSHGVLSLSAFFVLSFFRNHDLLQLFCYPQLATVKACSQSFVDKVKGELERIGCQIKTSCRVKSVSSPDGAAGYRVLENDGSEETYDSVILGVHAPNALKVLGAEATHHELRILGACQYVQRDIYLHRDKNLMPQNSSAWSAWNFLGTTSMGFSVTYWLNLIQKIESVRPFLVTLNPPRVPDHVVLKWSTSLPVPSVAAAKAYLQLDQVQGKRGIWFCGAYQGHGFHEDGLKAGKAAAQGLLGKKFQLLRNPKQMIPSWTEVGTRLLVTRFFNQFISIGNLILVEGGSVLSFGKVCDKCRIKSVMRVHDPLFYWKVATEGNLGLAEAYINGCFSFLDKREGLLNLFLILIVNRDVRRSCRSARKGGRWTPLHLIARLAHSKYILREVSRKNTVTQTRRNISQHYDLSNDFFSLFLDKSMTYSCAVFKMENESLEVAQQRKLSLLIDKAKVKRGHHVLDIGSGWGSLAIQAVKQTGCKYTGVTLSAEQHKYAEREVREAGLEDNISFMLCDYRQIPPCKYDAIISCGMIEHVGHEYMDEFFACCESYLAEDGILVLQFISAPDERYEQYRRRTDFIKEYIFPGGCLPSLGRVVSAMSTSSRFCIEHVENIGPHYYTTLMHWRDNFMTNKDQVLALGFDEKFVRIWEFYLIYSAAGFKSRAVGDYQVRTYICMLTVYAFTYVISRQMEVIYSYGLEKMTLWKLAGSPKCSDH